GGTCCATTGCTGGATAGGATTGATATTCACATAGAAGTGCCAGAGCTAAAATATGAGCATTTAATTGTAAAGAGACAAGAAGAATCTTCATATAAGATTCGTGAAAGAGTTGAAAGAGCAAGAAAAAATCAGCTCCAACGATTTAAAAAATCAGGCGTTTACTTTAATTCACAAATGACGGATAAGATGATCAAGGAATTTTGCATACTGGATAGTGAACCAGAGGAACTATTAAAAATGGCAATCCATGAACTGAATTTTTCAGCAAGGAGTTATAATAAAATTCTAAAGATAGCCAGAACAATAGCTGATTTGGCAGATTCAGAAAAAATTACACAAGACCACATATCCGAGGCAGTTCAATACAGGAGCTTGGATAAGGAGTTGTTTTAATTTTGATCTTGACGGCCTTATTTTATTATGTTACATTACATAATGTAAACTTACATAATTTACAGGAGGTTAATATATGGAAAATCCATTTGTTTATGGAGATGTAGTTAAAGGACAATACTTCACTGACCGCGAAGAGGAGCTTAAAGAACTAAAGTTAGACCTTTCTTCCGGCCAGAATGTGCTTATATTTTCACCTCGCCGCTACGGAAAAACCTCTCTGATTATCAAGGTGTTAGATGAATTTAAAAGAGAAGGTTTTATTACTGTATATGTGGATTTATTTCGGGTTACTTCAATACAGAGCTTTATCAAAATTTACACCAGCAGCGTAACCAAGGCCAGCGTTACTAAACTTGAGGAAGCGGTACAATTTTTAAAAGAACACTTCCCTGCTTTAATCCCAAGAATAGTTATTAAAGGCCAGGAACCGGCTGAGTTCGAGTTTGATTTTGAAGCCGCTAAAAAAGATGCTGAGAGGTTGCTTGACGATTTATACGATTTTCCTCAGCGGGTAGCAGTCAAAAGAAAAAAGCGCCTCATTGTAGTATTTGATGAATTCCAGGAGATATCCACCTTAAATTTATCTATCGAACGCCAGCTTCGCGCTAAGATTCAGCACCATGATAAGGTTAGTTATTGTTTTATGGGCTCCAAGCGCCATCTTATGGATGAACTGTTTCAGGATAAGAATAAGCCGCTCTATAAAATCGCCAAAGCCATTCCGCTTGGTAAAATTCCATCCGAGAGATTCAAAACTTTTATACATTCAAGGTTTAAGTCAGTAGATATGCGCATAGAGTCAGGTTTGATAGATGAAATCTTAAACGTTACAGCCCGCCATCCATATTATACCCAGCAGCTTTGCCATGAAATTTTTAATATTGCTTTCTCAAAAGAAGAGTCTGTGGTAATAAGCCAAAAGGATATAAATTCCGCAAGAGACAAATGTATACAGGCGCAATCATATGCCTATGCGACTATTTGGGACAGCCTGGCGGCTAAACAAAAGAGCTTAGTTGTTGCCTTATATAAAGAACCAGGCGCAAATATCTATTCTCAAGATTTTTTAGTCCGTCATTCTTTAGGCACAGCTGCTTCTATCCAAACAGCGGTCAATGCCTTGGAGAAAAAAGGCGTCTTAGATCGTGAAAACGGCTCCTATTTTGTTTCAGATGTGTTT
This region of bacterium genomic DNA includes:
- a CDS encoding ATP-binding protein, which codes for MENPFVYGDVVKGQYFTDREEELKELKLDLSSGQNVLIFSPRRYGKTSLIIKVLDEFKREGFITVYVDLFRVTSIQSFIKIYTSSVTKASVTKLEEAVQFLKEHFPALIPRIVIKGQEPAEFEFDFEAAKKDAERLLDDLYDFPQRVAVKRKKRLIVVFDEFQEISTLNLSIERQLRAKIQHHDKVSYCFMGSKRHLMDELFQDKNKPLYKIAKAIPLGKIPSERFKTFIHSRFKSVDMRIESGLIDEILNVTARHPYYTQQLCHEIFNIAFSKEESVVISQKDINSARDKCIQAQSYAYATIWDSLAAKQKSLVVALYKEPGANIYSQDFLVRHSLGTAASIQTAVNALEKKGVLDRENGSYFVSDVFFIDWLRQKIA